One Ignavibacterium sp. DNA segment encodes these proteins:
- a CDS encoding sodium:solute symporter — MGIASKELVTAGWILVIAYSSVILYFVIRGAIRIKNINDYAIGNVSFSPIAVGLALAASMTSAATFIINPGFIAFYGISGVISYAFVMPAAAMVSLIVLTKGFRKHGSSVKALTMAQWMGTRYESKGYGLFFAFLSLLLITFIVLICVGLTQVLARTLNVSELTILIGIVVFIFGYMMFGGANSMVYTNTVQAIIMIIVAFILLGSGYKHFSDGIHGFLDKLSAIDPKLTQITNESSFLFRDYFEIIFSQIVIGVAIVCQPHIITKSLLLKTDKDVNKYLTAGIIVQVLFFLVVITGLYARIDFPDLTINGAPLKLDGVISAYVVKEFPVYVGLIVVMGLISAGISTLEGLIQSVSTSITADIIKPLFGKYLPKDENKNVRSMIIINRIVIIAIALISIILSYDQLVNPNLSVGIFAQNGVYAYFSAAFVPILFGMFLKDTPKSAVITASLVAIIVHFSFFYGNIKVPFSIATGQNPGVSAAIAISLSVIVASIIYLFNRRKVNE; from the coding sequence ATGGGAATTGCTTCTAAGGAATTAGTAACAGCCGGCTGGATACTTGTAATAGCATACAGTTCAGTAATCTTATATTTTGTTATCCGCGGTGCGATCAGAATAAAAAACATCAATGATTATGCTATCGGCAATGTATCATTTTCACCAATTGCAGTTGGTTTGGCTTTAGCAGCATCGATGACAAGCGCAGCAACTTTTATCATAAATCCCGGATTCATTGCATTCTATGGAATTAGCGGTGTTATTTCTTATGCATTTGTAATGCCTGCTGCAGCAATGGTTTCTTTAATTGTGCTGACAAAAGGATTTAGAAAACACGGTAGTAGTGTTAAAGCATTAACTATGGCTCAATGGATGGGAACCAGATATGAAAGCAAAGGTTATGGGCTGTTCTTTGCTTTTCTATCACTTCTATTAATTACTTTCATAGTTCTTATATGTGTCGGATTAACTCAGGTATTAGCAAGAACTTTAAATGTTAGTGAGCTTACAATTTTGATTGGAATAGTAGTATTTATTTTTGGTTATATGATGTTTGGCGGGGCTAACTCAATGGTTTATACCAACACAGTGCAGGCAATTATAATGATTATAGTTGCATTTATTCTTCTTGGCTCTGGTTACAAACATTTTTCTGATGGCATCCATGGATTTTTAGATAAGCTCTCAGCAATAGATCCAAAACTAACTCAAATAACTAATGAATCAAGTTTTTTGTTTCGCGATTATTTTGAAATTATATTTTCGCAGATTGTAATCGGAGTTGCAATTGTATGTCAGCCGCATATAATAACAAAATCACTTTTACTTAAAACTGATAAAGATGTAAACAAATATTTAACGGCTGGTATTATAGTGCAGGTATTATTCTTTCTTGTTGTGATAACAGGTTTATACGCGAGAATTGATTTCCCTGATCTGACAATTAATGGTGCACCGTTAAAACTTGATGGAGTTATATCAGCTTATGTTGTTAAGGAATTTCCTGTTTATGTTGGTCTGATTGTAGTAATGGGTTTGATATCTGCCGGTATTTCAACACTTGAAGGATTAATACAATCAGTCTCAACTTCAATTACTGCAGATATTATAAAACCATTGTTTGGCAAGTATTTGCCAAAAGATGAAAATAAAAATGTCAGATCAATGATAATTATAAATCGTATAGTAATTATTGCAATCGCTCTGATATCTATAATTTTATCTTACGACCAGCTTGTTAATCCGAATTTAAGCGTAGGAATTTTTGCACAGAACGGTGTATATGCTTATTTCTCTGCTGCTTTTGTTCCCATCTTGTTTGGAATGTTTTTAAAGGATACTCCTAAGTCTGCTGTTATTACAGCTTCGCTGGTTGCTATAATTGTTCACTTTAGTTTTTTCTATGGAAATATTAAAGTGCCGTTCAGTATAGCAACTGGACAGAATCCAGGAGTTTCAGCAGCTATTGCAATTTCACTTTCAGTTATTGTTGCTTCAATAATATATTTGTTTAACAGAAGGAAAGTCAATGAATAG
- a CDS encoding ketoacyl-ACP synthase III: MIRNAQIISSGMYVPERVVPNSYFNELLGEDVDTWLVENLAIKERRWCSENQSAADLCVEAARKILEDGKTSAEELDLIIIATDTPEYISPSTSSVVQFRLNAVNAGTFDVNTACAGFVTALDIASKYIQADKKYNKILVIGAYAMSKYLNLQDKKTVTLFADGAAGVLLSSTNNKGEGFIISRLHTEGQYCDWMGIYAGGTHKPITQKVIEEKDHLLKFVKKFPKEINPLTWTKMIKDACDELNIYPDNIDKYFFTQLNINSIWETLDNLGVDRSKGHTIMQNYGYTGSACIPMAFDDACKKGLVQKGDMVLFIGSGGGLAFALSIFKL, translated from the coding sequence ATGATTAGAAATGCTCAAATAATCTCTTCCGGAATGTATGTGCCTGAAAGAGTTGTTCCTAATTCATACTTTAATGAATTACTTGGTGAAGATGTTGATACATGGCTGGTTGAAAATCTTGCTATAAAGGAAAGAAGATGGTGTAGTGAAAATCAGTCAGCAGCAGATCTTTGTGTTGAAGCTGCAAGAAAAATTCTTGAGGATGGGAAAACCTCTGCTGAAGAATTAGATCTGATTATAATCGCAACTGATACGCCAGAATACATCTCTCCTTCAACTTCGTCAGTTGTTCAGTTCCGTCTAAATGCAGTTAATGCAGGTACCTTCGATGTTAATACTGCTTGTGCAGGATTTGTTACTGCACTTGATATCGCTTCAAAATATATTCAAGCAGATAAAAAGTACAACAAAATTCTTGTTATTGGTGCTTATGCAATGAGTAAGTATTTGAATCTGCAGGATAAGAAAACCGTTACACTATTTGCTGATGGTGCTGCGGGAGTTTTGCTTTCTTCTACAAATAATAAAGGTGAAGGCTTTATTATCAGCAGATTACATACTGAAGGACAGTACTGTGATTGGATGGGGATTTACGCTGGCGGAACACACAAGCCTATTACTCAAAAAGTTATTGAAGAAAAAGATCACTTACTTAAGTTTGTCAAAAAATTTCCTAAAGAAATAAATCCTTTAACCTGGACAAAGATGATTAAAGATGCTTGTGATGAATTAAATATTTATCCTGATAACATCGACAAGTATTTTTTCACACAATTAAATATCAACTCCATTTGGGAAACGCTTGATAATCTTGGAGTTGATAGATCAAAAGGACATACAATAATGCAAAACTATGGCTACACAGGCTCAGCTTGCATTCCAATGGCTTTTGATGATGCGTGCAAAAAGGGTTTAGTTCAAAAGGGAGATATGGTTTTATTTATTGGTTCCGGTGGAGGATTAGCTTTTGCATTATCAATCTTTAAACTTTAA
- the fabG gene encoding 3-oxoacyl-ACP reductase FabG has product MKRLENKITVITGGAQGIGKATVKKFAEEDATVFIWDVNEEKADNTIAELKDISKKIEFQKVNVTSLASVTDAADIIVQKYKRIDVLINNAGITRDASFLKMTEEQWKQVIDVNLTGVFNCTKAIAPIMAENKYGRIVNTSSVVGLYGNFGQTNYVATKSGIIGMTKVWARELGRKGINVNAVAPGFIATEMVNTIPEKVIEMLKEKTPLGKLGDPEDIANAYLFLVSDEAKYITGTVLSVDGGLVL; this is encoded by the coding sequence ATGAAAAGATTGGAAAATAAAATTACTGTAATTACAGGCGGCGCACAGGGAATTGGAAAAGCTACTGTTAAAAAATTTGCTGAAGAAGACGCAACGGTATTTATCTGGGATGTTAATGAAGAAAAAGCAGATAATACAATCGCAGAATTAAAAGACATCAGTAAAAAGATTGAATTTCAAAAAGTAAATGTAACCAGCTTGGCTTCTGTTACAGATGCTGCTGACATAATTGTTCAGAAGTATAAAAGAATTGATGTTCTGATAAATAATGCCGGAATTACGCGCGACGCATCTTTTCTTAAGATGACCGAAGAGCAATGGAAACAAGTGATTGATGTTAATCTAACCGGAGTTTTTAACTGCACCAAAGCAATAGCTCCGATTATGGCTGAAAATAAATACGGTAGAATTGTTAATACTTCATCAGTAGTAGGATTGTATGGAAACTTCGGGCAAACTAATTATGTTGCTACAAAATCAGGTATTATTGGAATGACAAAAGTATGGGCACGTGAGCTTGGAAGAAAAGGAATTAATGTAAATGCAGTTGCTCCGGGATTCATTGCAACAGAAATGGTTAATACTATTCCCGAGAAAGTTATTGAAATGCTTAAAGAGAAAACTCCTTTGGGTAAGCTTGGTGATCCTGAAGATATTGCAAATGCATATTTGTTCTTAGTCAGTGATGAAGCAAAATATATTACAGGAACAGTGCTTAGTGTTGATGGCGGTTTGGTCTTATGA
- a CDS encoding MarR family transcriptional regulator, with amino-acid sequence MTTEEKIKKELIQRFGDAYKAFGLSKLMGHIIALLLFSPEPLSLDEITKQLGRSKGPISQIVRRLRDKHLIRKVWMPNDNRKDYYEIEPEVFEHAFRNNLELIKNNTRIAKQLKEEIKSSKSESLKSIGKRMIEMERFYLLMEDHYNNFLLSWTKERSKLLG; translated from the coding sequence ATGACTACAGAAGAAAAAATAAAAAAAGAACTTATTCAAAGATTTGGAGATGCTTACAAGGCATTTGGTTTAAGTAAGTTAATGGGGCATATCATTGCTCTTCTTTTATTTTCTCCGGAACCATTATCATTAGACGAAATAACCAAGCAACTTGGAAGAAGTAAAGGACCAATCAGTCAAATAGTAAGAAGATTAAGAGACAAGCATTTGATCCGAAAAGTCTGGATGCCAAACGACAACAGAAAAGATTATTACGAGATAGAACCGGAAGTGTTTGAACATGCATTCAGAAACAATTTGGAATTAATTAAGAATAATACCCGTATTGCAAAACAACTAAAAGAAGAAATTAAGTCATCAAAGAGCGAGAGTCTTAAATCAATTGGGAAGAGAATGATTGAGATGGAAAGATTCTATCTATTAATGGAGGATCATTATAACAATTTTCTTTTATCCTGGACTAAAGAGAGAAGCAAGCTTTTAGGCTGA
- a CDS encoding LytTR family transcriptional regulator DNA-binding domain-containing protein, with the protein MKDKIKIIIVDDESLARQITKNYLANRSDVEILAECSNGFDAIKKINELKPDLIFLDIQMPKLNGFEMLELLEDPPIIIFTTAYDHYAIKAFEVSAVDYLLKPFSEERFSNAFQKAVSQLGDRYQQNSAIQNIIQQRDEKIEFLERIVIKDSGKITIIPVEEIKWIEAQDDYVLINSEKGRFLKQKTMKYFENHLNENQFVRIHRSYIINLDFLQHLEQTDTESYRLVLKNGKELPVSKTGLTKLKSTL; encoded by the coding sequence ATGAAAGACAAAATTAAAATTATTATTGTTGATGACGAATCATTGGCAAGGCAGATTACTAAAAACTATCTTGCTAACAGATCGGATGTTGAAATACTTGCAGAATGCTCAAACGGATTTGATGCTATTAAAAAAATAAATGAACTTAAGCCGGATTTGATTTTTCTGGATATTCAGATGCCGAAGCTTAATGGATTTGAAATGCTCGAACTATTAGAGGATCCTCCGATAATTATTTTTACAACAGCTTATGATCATTATGCAATTAAAGCTTTTGAGGTAAGTGCAGTTGATTATCTTTTAAAACCCTTTTCGGAGGAAAGGTTTTCAAATGCATTTCAAAAAGCTGTTTCACAGCTTGGCGATAGATATCAGCAAAACTCAGCAATTCAAAATATTATTCAACAGCGAGATGAAAAGATTGAGTTTCTTGAACGAATTGTTATAAAGGATAGCGGGAAAATCACAATAATTCCAGTTGAAGAAATTAAATGGATTGAAGCCCAGGATGATTATGTTTTGATTAATTCAGAAAAGGGAAGATTCTTAAAGCAGAAAACGATGAAGTATTTTGAAAACCATTTAAATGAAAATCAGTTTGTCAGGATTCATCGTTCGTATATAATTAATCTTGATTTTCTTCAACATCTCGAACAAACCGATACAGAATCATACCGCTTAGTCTTAAAAAATGGTAAAGAATTACCAGTAAGTAAAACAGGACTTACAAAACTAAAGTCAACTCTTTAA
- a CDS encoding histidine kinase: MSTNPILKSTKNILFYLLFIVIIANLYLNLISYYSKTNVTIIIVDAIVFNLLIAILGFSFWYSSVYLSIENNKISKIILTHLGGGILISIVWMVLGYLIVISLVADTELFDIFFVSTIRSRFVIGILYYFLMTAFYYIVIYYSGFQERVVKETELKNLVTEAELRSLKFQINPHFIFNSLNSISALTEIDPKRARQMIIKLADFLRFTLANNDRQKTTLTEELKNIRLYLDIEKIRFEDKFEYIEELYEECGKAEIPSMILQPLFENAIKHAVYETLTTVKIILTCKKQDDFLKITLCNNFEGESHKKGAGVGLKNIEDRLKLIYHQDNLMEVKKENNKFTVSIFIPVKSFD, encoded by the coding sequence ATGTCAACCAACCCGATTCTTAAGAGTACAAAGAATATTCTTTTTTATTTATTGTTTATTGTCATCATTGCAAATCTCTATCTTAACCTTATCAGCTATTATAGCAAAACCAATGTAACAATTATTATTGTTGATGCAATAGTTTTTAATTTACTGATTGCTATACTTGGGTTCAGTTTTTGGTATTCATCTGTCTATCTTTCGATTGAGAACAATAAAATTTCAAAAATCATTTTAACTCATTTGGGTGGGGGTATTTTAATTTCAATTGTATGGATGGTGCTGGGTTATTTAATCGTAATAAGTTTAGTAGCTGACACAGAACTGTTTGACATTTTCTTTGTCAGTACTATCAGATCAAGATTTGTCATTGGTATTTTATATTACTTTCTGATGACTGCATTTTATTATATAGTGATTTATTATTCAGGATTTCAAGAAAGAGTTGTTAAAGAGACAGAATTAAAAAATCTTGTAACAGAGGCAGAATTGAGATCTCTGAAATTTCAGATTAATCCTCATTTTATTTTTAATAGTCTTAATTCAATTAGCGCCTTAACAGAAATTGATCCTAAAAGAGCAAGACAAATGATCATAAAACTTGCTGACTTTTTGAGATTTACTCTTGCAAATAATGATAGACAGAAAACTACTCTTACTGAAGAATTAAAAAATATCAGACTTTATCTGGATATTGAAAAAATAAGATTTGAAGATAAATTTGAGTATATAGAAGAACTTTATGAGGAATGCGGAAAAGCTGAGATTCCAAGTATGATATTGCAGCCTTTGTTCGAAAATGCAATAAAACATGCAGTATATGAAACACTGACTACTGTAAAGATTATATTAACCTGTAAAAAACAAGATGACTTTCTAAAGATTACTCTTTGTAACAATTTTGAAGGCGAGTCGCATAAAAAAGGGGCAGGTGTTGGTCTTAAGAATATTGAGGATAGATTGAAATTAATCTATCATCAAGATAATCTTATGGAAGTAAAGAAAGAGAATAATAAATTTACTGTGAGTATTTTTATTCCCGTAAAATCTTTTGATTAA
- a CDS encoding LiaF-related protein — protein sequence MEEKNNKVDKRVLLGSLLIGLGGLFFLKSLNVFDFNFTRIFFSWSFFFIVIGLYLSFNTSRKVLGGILAGLGFIFILPRIFPSIDYNSSVIFAIFLVAIGIYIIVNQRKKAEAENDNFGQISKDVIDDVAIFGGGTKIITSENFKGGNVTAIFGGSEIILKGCKLAEGTNVIDVLAVFGGTTIIVPSDWNIVLNVTPIFGGFSNKSVKDPNRVIDLSKTLIIKGLVVFGGGELKTYF from the coding sequence ATGGAAGAAAAAAATAATAAAGTTGATAAAAGAGTTCTGCTCGGCAGTTTATTGATTGGACTGGGCGGATTATTCTTCCTTAAGTCACTTAATGTGTTTGATTTTAATTTCACTCGTATATTCTTTTCCTGGTCTTTCTTTTTTATAGTCATAGGTTTATATCTTTCATTTAATACTTCAAGAAAAGTACTTGGTGGAATTTTAGCAGGACTTGGTTTTATCTTTATTCTGCCACGAATATTTCCTTCAATAGATTATAATAGCTCTGTAATATTTGCAATATTTTTAGTTGCTATCGGTATTTATATTATTGTTAATCAGAGAAAAAAAGCAGAAGCAGAAAATGATAATTTTGGACAGATTAGCAAGGATGTTATTGATGATGTTGCAATTTTCGGAGGTGGTACAAAAATAATAACTTCTGAAAATTTTAAAGGCGGAAATGTAACTGCTATCTTTGGCGGTTCTGAAATAATTCTAAAAGGATGTAAACTTGCTGAAGGAACAAATGTAATTGATGTGCTTGCTGTTTTTGGCGGAACAACTATCATCGTACCGAGTGATTGGAATATAGTATTAAATGTTACTCCAATCTTCGGAGGTTTTTCAAACAAGAGTGTTAAAGACCCTAATAGAGTAATTGATTTAAGCAAAACACTGATTATTAAGGGTCTGGTAGTCTTTGGCGGCGGTGAATTAAAAACTTATTTTTAG
- a CDS encoding OmpA family protein, whose protein sequence is MNRSFIQIFLIFLFVAYTRNINPQPIGNEDKFIYQNFIVAVDGGVGYGFTDYKNSSLGLTAKTSLEYYPLIIQDARLGFKIFGGGLNLKFNDSRNLLSSNDGPRAIPTEVTTDAIFVGAGLNFGYAVADFFIPSIMVGGTFLNFSPKDNNGKILNFNSLDRYDKSILTFTIEGSVLFKVSDQFSINASLSYHPTSTDYLEDVSAADNSDSYLTAMVGLSYAISSKFESDLDKTTKVNEKPLTKPEDIIGFRNEEVHKDSSKTTSDVDIKSTDEKDLTKLKEKENEVIPKIEDKPLDTQKDLNKPKEEETFFQFNLRGEDLFINSSSNIKQSALIVLNEIAFYIQNQPNSKWRIEGHMDSQGSVYTIKKLSYDRAKAVYDYLVSQGVLPNQIEVYGLGDSFPVGNNNTTEGRSANRRIMIIRED, encoded by the coding sequence ATGAATCGCTCTTTTATCCAAATTTTTTTAATCTTTTTATTTGTTGCTTATACTAGAAATATAAATCCTCAACCAATTGGCAATGAAGATAAGTTTATTTATCAAAATTTTATTGTTGCAGTTGATGGCGGAGTTGGATATGGATTTACAGATTATAAGAACAGTTCTCTTGGTCTAACTGCTAAAACTTCATTAGAATACTATCCTTTAATTATTCAAGATGCACGACTTGGGTTTAAAATTTTTGGTGGCGGTTTAAATCTTAAATTTAACGACTCAAGAAACTTACTCTCGAGTAATGATGGACCAAGAGCAATACCCACTGAAGTTACAACAGATGCTATTTTTGTGGGTGCGGGTTTAAACTTTGGATATGCTGTCGCTGACTTTTTCATCCCTTCAATTATGGTTGGAGGAACATTTCTTAATTTCAGTCCAAAAGATAATAATGGAAAAATACTTAACTTTAATAGTTTGGACAGGTACGATAAATCAATCCTTACTTTCACTATAGAAGGTTCTGTTCTCTTTAAAGTTTCAGATCAATTTAGTATAAATGCATCACTTAGTTATCATCCTACTTCTACTGATTACCTGGAAGATGTTTCTGCAGCAGACAACTCAGATTCATATTTAACAGCAATGGTTGGTTTATCCTATGCAATTAGCAGCAAATTTGAATCTGATTTAGATAAAACAACAAAAGTTAATGAAAAACCTCTTACTAAACCCGAAGACATTATTGGGTTCAGAAATGAGGAAGTACACAAAGATTCAAGTAAAACCACCTCTGATGTTGATATTAAATCAACTGATGAAAAAGATTTAACTAAACTTAAAGAGAAAGAAAACGAAGTTATTCCAAAAATTGAAGACAAACCTCTTGATACTCAAAAAGATTTAAATAAGCCTAAGGAAGAAGAAACCTTTTTTCAATTCAACCTTAGAGGTGAAGATTTATTTATTAACAGCTCTTCTAATATTAAACAGAGTGCCCTGATTGTATTAAATGAAATAGCTTTTTATATTCAAAATCAACCGAATAGCAAATGGAGAATTGAAGGTCATATGGACAGCCAGGGTTCTGTTTATACTATTAAAAAATTATCTTATGATCGTGCTAAAGCAGTTTATGATTATCTTGTTTCGCAGGGCGTGTTACCTAATCAAATTGAAGTTTATGGTCTAGGTGATTCTTTCCCGGTTGGCAATAATAACACGACAGAAGGACGCAGCGCTAATCGTAGGATAATGATAATTAGAGAAGATTAA
- a CDS encoding acyltransferase, translating to MEKKNLNNVKLGKDVKIFDFVNLYGCSIDDNSKIGTFVEIQKNASVGKNCKISSHTFICEGVHIGDSVFVGHNVTFINDKYPRSANPDGSIQTESDWNVVETFVKNGASIGSSSTILCGVTIGENAIVGAGAVVTKDVPPNTIVAGVPAKVIKKI from the coding sequence TTGGAAAAGAAAAATCTTAATAATGTAAAACTTGGTAAAGATGTAAAGATATTTGATTTTGTTAATCTATACGGCTGTTCAATTGATGATAACTCAAAGATTGGTACTTTCGTTGAGATACAGAAGAATGCATCTGTCGGTAAAAATTGTAAAATATCATCTCATACCTTTATTTGTGAAGGCGTTCATATAGGTGATAGTGTTTTTGTTGGACATAATGTTACATTTATTAATGATAAATATCCGCGCTCAGCAAATCCTGATGGATCAATTCAAACTGAATCTGATTGGAATGTAGTTGAAACATTTGTAAAGAATGGTGCATCAATAGGATCTTCTTCTACAATACTTTGTGGAGTAACAATCGGTGAAAATGCTATAGTAGGAGCTGGAGCTGTAGTGACTAAAGATGTTCCTCCAAATACTATAGTTGCAGGTGTACCTGCTAAAGTAATTAAGAAGATTTAA